Proteins encoded by one window of Branchiostoma floridae strain S238N-H82 chromosome 6, Bfl_VNyyK, whole genome shotgun sequence:
- the LOC118418256 gene encoding sporozoite surface protein 2-like: protein MHLSYLREELPVAIQAGLLESTMPHKTINAHGLLGKNIPKYLAMEFLNKAKDGLTRPQSPQQSDTDSPQSPQQSDTDSPQSPQQSDTDSPQSPQQSDTDSPQSPQQSDTDSPQSPQQSDMDSP, encoded by the exons ATGCATCTGTCATACCTGAGGGAAGAGTTGCCTGTGGCTATCCAGGCTGGACTGTTAGAAAGCACTATGCCACACAAG ACCATCAACGCCCATGGACTGCTTGGCAAGAATATACCAAAATATCTTGCTATGGAATTCCTGAACAAGGCGAAGGATGGTCTGACACG CCCACAGAGCCCCCAGCAGTCAGACACGGATAGCCCACAGAGCCCCCAGCAGTCAGACACGGATAGCCCACAGAGCCCCCAGCAGTCAGACACGGATAGCCCACAGAGCCCCCAGCAGTCAGACACGGATAGCCCACAGAGCCCCCAGCAGTCAGACACGGATAGCCCACAGAGCCCCCAGCAGTCAGACATGGATAGCCCATAG
- the LOC118418257 gene encoding sporozoite surface protein 2-like encodes MPTSPPDGTDKKTKKLLAQERTVLCVGLCAKGLRTSRTTRVTLSTSRTRVTLSTSRTTTGDTPHISNNEGDTQHISNNEGDTQHIPDNEGDTPHVSNNEGDTQHISNNEGDTQHISNNEGDTQHVSNNEGDTQHIPDEGDTQHISNDEGDTQNISNNEGDTQNISNNEGDTQNISNNEGDTQHVSNNEGDTQNISNNEGYTQHVSNNEGDTQNISNNEGDTQHISNNEGDTQHISNNEGDTQHVSNNEGDTQNISNNEGDTQNISNNEGDTQNISNNDAPMDDSAQLAASAPPSPDNPSAPPSPDNPSAPPSPDNPSAPPSPDNPSAPPSPNNPSAPPSSDNPSDPPSPDNPSAPPSPDNPSAPPNPDNPSAPPSSDNPSAPPSPDNPSAPPSPDNPSAPPSPDNPSAPPSPDNPSAPPSPDNPSAPPSPDNPSAPPSPDNPSAPPSSDNPSDPPSPDNPSAPPSPDNPSAPPNPDNPSAPPSSDNPSAPPSPDNPSAPPSPDNPSAPPSPDNPSAPPSPDNPSAPPSPDNPSAPPSPDNPSAPPSPDNPSAPPSPDNPSAPPSPDNPSAPPSPDNPSAPPSPDTPSAPPTPDNPSAQLVEAKTPGTEVQKQGAEGAGPSSLFPIFNKETRRWKTPFKTAYEQGTTLEEKASIKKDQTLHWQ; translated from the exons ATGCCCACATCTCCTCCTGACGGTACAGACAAGAAAACTAAAAAGCTGCTGGCACAAG AAAGGACAGTTCTTTGCGTGGGACTCTGTGCAAAAGGGCTCCGCACATCCCGGACAACGAGGGTGACACTCAGCACATCCCGGACGAGGGTGACACTCAGCACATCTCGAACAACGACGGGTGACACTCCGCACATCTCCAACAACGAGGGTGACACTCAGCACATCTCCAACAACGAGGGTGACACTCAGCACATCCCGGACAACGAGGGTGACACTCCGCACGTCTCCAACAACGAGGGTGACACTCAACACATCTCTAACAACGAGGGTGACACTCAGCACATATCCAACAACGAGGGTGACACTCAGCACGTCTCGAACAACGAGGGTGACACTCAGCACATCCCGGACGAGGGTGACACTCAGCACATCTCGAACGACGAGGGTGACACTCAGAACATCTCCAACAACGAGGGTGACACTCAGAACATCTCCAACAACGAGGGTGACACTCAGAACATCTCCAACAACGAGGGTGACACTCAGCACGTCTCGAACAACGAGGGTGATACTCAGAACATCTCCAACAACGAGGGTTACACTCAGCACGTCTCGAACAACGAGGGTGACACTCAGAACATCTCCAACAACGAGGGTGACACTCAGCACATCTCCAACAACGAGGGTGACACTCAGCACATCTCCAACAACGAGGGTGACACTCAGCACGTCTCGAACAACGAGGGTGACACTCAGAACATCTCCAACAACGAGGGTGACACTCAGAACATCTCCAACAACGAGGGTGACACTCAGAACATCTCCAACAACGATGCTCCAATGGATGACTCGG CCCAGCTGGCAGCTTCGGCTCCTCCTAGTCCTGACAACCCTTCAGCTCCTCCTAGTCCTGACAACCCTTCAGCTCCTCCTAGTCCTGACAACCCTTCAGCTCCTCCTAGTCCTGACAACCCTTCAGCTCCTCCTAGTCCTAACAACCCTTCAGCTCCTCCTAGTTCTGACAACCCTTCAGATCCTCCTAGTCCTGACAACCCTTCAGCTCCTCCTAGTCCTGACAACCCTTCAGCTCCTCCTAATCCTGACAACCCTTCAGCTCCTCCTAGTTCTGACAACCCTTCAGCTCCTCCTAGTCCTGACAACCCTTCAGCTCCTCCTAGTCCTGACAACCCTTCGGCTCCTCCTAGTCCTGACAACCCTTCAGCTCCTCCTAGTCCTGACAACCCTTCAGCTCCTCCTAGTCCTGACAACCCTTCAGCTCCTCCTAGTCCTGACAACCCTTCAGCTCCTCCTAGTCCTGACAACCCTTCAGCTCCTCCTAGTTCTGACAACCCTTCAGATCCTCCTAGTCCTGACAACCCTTCAGCTCCTCCTAGTCCTGACAACCCTTCAGCTCCTCCTAATCCTGACAACCCTTCAGCTCCTCCTAGTTCTGACAACCCTTCGGCTCCTCCTAGTCCTGACAACCCTTCAGCTCCTCCTAGTCCTGACAACCCTTCGGCTCCTCCTAGTCCTGACAACCCTTCAGCTCCTCCTAGTCCTGACAACCCTTCAGCTCCTCCTAGTCCTGACAACCCTTCAGCTCCTCCTAGTCCTGACAACCCTTCGGCTCCTCCTAGTCCTGACAACCCTTCAGCTCCTCCTAGTCCTGACAACCCTTCAGCTCCTCCTAGTCCTGACAACCCTTCAGCTCCTCCTAGTCCTGACAACCCTTCGGCTCCTCCTAGTCCTGACACCCCTTCAGCTCCTCCTACTCCTGACAACCCTTCAGCTCAGCTGGTTGAGGCCAAGACACCAGGCACCGAGGTCCAGAAGCAGGGAGCAGAAGGAGCAGGGCCCTCATCATTGTTTCCTATCTTCAACAAAGAAACAAGGAGATGGAAGACACCATTCAAG ACGGCGTACGAGCAAGGCACCACGCTGGAGGAAAAGGCGTCCATAAAGAAGGACCAGACCTTACACTGGCAGTAA